From a single Halogeometricum sp. S3BR5-2 genomic region:
- a CDS encoding pyridoxamine 5'-phosphate oxidase family protein: MPLAQETEMSDSEVDEFLGRHETGVLSLAQSDEPYSIPISYGYDAGARAFFVRLVSTPESEKRRFLSSSPRARIVVYEESESNPTSTYRSVVGTGTLEEISPAELTVEHVEQYGNAKRPLFEIWGQSKKDLNIQLYTLDPDELNGRRTEIDRDAAE; this comes from the coding sequence CGGAGGTCGACGAGTTCCTCGGTCGCCACGAGACGGGCGTCCTCTCGCTTGCCCAGTCGGACGAGCCCTACTCGATTCCCATCTCCTACGGGTACGACGCCGGCGCCCGGGCGTTCTTCGTGCGACTCGTCTCGACGCCCGAGAGCGAGAAGCGGCGGTTCCTCTCGTCGTCGCCCCGCGCGCGTATCGTCGTCTACGAGGAGAGCGAGTCGAACCCGACGTCGACGTACCGGAGCGTCGTCGGCACCGGCACCCTCGAGGAGATATCGCCCGCGGAACTGACCGTCGAGCACGTCGAGCAGTACGGGAACGCGAAGCGACCGCTGTTCGAGATATGGGGACAGTCGAAGAAGGACCTCAACATCCAACTGTACACGCTCGACCCGGACGAACTGAACGGGCGACGGACGGAGATAGACCGAGACGCGGCCGAGTGA
- a CDS encoding DUF7560 family zinc ribbon protein, which produces MSEFVFTCPECGQRIEVNGPMREATLTHGCPVCGASVDSQHFASC; this is translated from the coding sequence ATGAGCGAGTTCGTCTTCACCTGCCCGGAGTGCGGTCAGCGAATCGAGGTCAACGGCCCGATGCGCGAAGCGACGCTGACGCACGGCTGCCCCGTCTGCGGGGCGTCAGTCGACTCGCAGCACTTCGCGTCCTGTTGA